The stretch of DNA AGAGTAGCTGTTGCTCTGCAGCTCTCTCCCGctttatttcctgtttgtttccgCTTTTATTCCTAAGGAAAAGGTCAGACAAGAGGACTTCATCTCACCACCATCTGCTCCACTTTGTTCGACCTTCACCTGCTGGAAACATTAATAAGATACAAATCACCGACTAGCTTGTGGTCGCATCATGTTGACTGAATAATTAGGAACCTGTTTGATGAACAGAACAGCCAATTGGGGTTTGCAATGTAGCCTGGAAAAGTCAGAAAGTAATTTGATTTGTTCAGGCCTGGATAagtgcagtgaaaaaaaaacagttttgtattttcatatttttgttaactttatttccttcttttaatGTTCCGTCcgcccatccatccatccatccatccatccatccatccatccatccatccatccatccatccatccatccatccatcataaaAAACAGGAACGATAATGTATCAAGCTAATAAACTGCATAAAAGTCCATAAGAGTAATAGGTCATAAATTGAGATGAAGCACCTGCAGCCAGATCTGGAAGTGTTTAAGTTCCTTAAGAAGAGATTTAAACACCCATCCACTCATAAATAAGTATTTGCACAGTCTCCTTAAGTATCTGTCTAAGCTTTCTGTCGTTCCTTCCTTCGTGCTCAGTAATCCCAGACTCGGTCCATGACGTTCAGATCCTCGTCTGTGGGGAGGGGGTCACACCATCTGTCGCAGGAATCCATCTCTTTCCTGAAGTTTCCTCCTTTGAAACCCGGTGTCATGTTTTGGACACGCCGCATTGGGATTTGGAGACTCCTCCCTGAAGGCGTTGTTGGATGGATGAGAGTCTATAAACATCTCAAAACGcacataaactttattttacgGCCGTCTAACAACAAGATGAGAGCGTACGCTGGGTGTTTTACAGCCTGCTTCAGTGggagtataaaaaatattatttggatTGCAGCTTGGGAATTTACATTTCTGGAGCggtgattttgttttgtagtttgctGACTGGGAAAGCTGAGATTTCTGTTGAGCTGCAGAACTAAAACACACTGATGTTACAGGAGCAGTCTGAGCTGGGAGTCTAATTATCCAGCTCTCATATCTCTCTGCAGACATAAACCTTTATAACTACAGATCcttaaaaaagtattcacattcctgattttttcctttctttttttaacattttgccatGTTGTACCTGCATACTTTCTTTATTGAAAAAGCTTTGATTGAAACCATTTTGACTCAAGTTTTCattcaggattgtttttgtagttttagcTCCTTCCGTCATCACATCAACTCTGATTTGCGTCTCTGTTGCTGCTAAACAAAAacgtcccacagcatgatggtcCCCCTACCCTACCATTGCTGACCTTCATTTTCACACTtctgctctactttgtgttggtgtatcaCCTTAAAATCTCGATAAAAATACTCTTGACGTTTGTGGTCGTGAcatgagaaaatgagaaaagaaatacttttacaaggcgcCATGTAACTGTCTCTAATTCAGATTTTACTGCACTCCTCTGTGGTTGTTCTTTCCTAACTTAAGACAGACATTTCATACGAGTTCATGAAAAGTCAGAATCTGAGCCGAACCAATTTTTCCCTTCAGCGGAGAGGATGTGAAGTTTCCTTCATGAGGTCACCTCCATCTGTTTTGTGTGTGCATCTTAGTTGAAATAAGGACAGAGTGGCTTTAATGAAGCTCTTCTGTCCTCCCTGTCCCTTCAGTGAACGTGGTGGAAGCGCTGCAGGAGTTCTGGCAAATGAAGCTGACCAGAGGGGCCGACTTGAGGAACGGCGCTCTGGTCGTTTATGAAATGGTCCCGTCAAACAGCCCGCCGTACGTCTGCTACGTCAGCCTTCCAGGCGGCAGCTGCTTCGGGAGCTTCCAGGTGCAACATCATCGCTTTGTTTCCCTGGATAGTAAAAGatttaaagatatatatatatatttttgcttaggGACATCTGGGAATGAGCTGCATTTTGGATAACCTCTTCTGTAGTGCTTTGCTCTGCCTCGGTCTCTCTGGCTCTCATTATTACCCTGACTTCGCGTGTTTTCTTTCACCGTTTGACAGTTCTGTCCAACCAAGGCGGAGGCGAGGCGCAGCGCCGCCAAGATCGCCCTCATGAACTCGGTCTTTAACGAGCACCCCTCCCGCCGGATTACAGATGACTTTATTGAGAAGAGTGTGAACGAAGCGCTGGCCTCCTTCAACGTAAGTTCAGAACGGAGAGATCTGCTGCTAGCGCCGACAGTTCGGCTGCGGTGGTTTGTGAATGAGTGCCGCTCTGGGAGAGCCTCTCTTTCTGCACCGAGAGATGCAGAAGGAGGAAATAATCTGAAACCTGTGTGGAATAATTCACTCCAGGTTCGACTGATCTACTGCAGCCACCATGCCTGTCTCAATTTAAGGTTTCCtcagtggggaaaaaacatggaaaatattCCCCTGGTGCGTTCACAAATAGAATAACAACTTTGTAACTGTGTTTTataaagcagtggttcccagCCGTGGTGCTCAAGACACACtggcctgcatgttttagatgcttCCCTGCTTCCACACACCCCAATTCATTGCGATTCAGCAAAAccctgttaatcagccatcaattgaaatcatgtGTGCTGAAGCAGGGGGGATGCCTAAAACTTTCAAGGCGGTGTGCTTTGAGGACCAGGATTGAAAAACACTGTTTCAAAGAATTCAGAATTAGAGCTGATTGAGCGCAGCCTGGATTCCTTAAAAATGGTGAAATATGGAGTTAATTTCCTGCCATGatgttgcaaataaataaaagatgttgCACAAACTGTCCCGTCCTCAAACACATGAAAGATATTTTCCAAGTTGTCCTCTTGTGCAAAATGATCTCTTTTTGCAAACGATACAGTTCCACAATCTGTAGCAGGTTACCCATATCGTGTTTTGTTGAACAGGACGggacatgaaaataaaaaacaaaccaacaataCGGATAAAGACAACGACAGTTtcaaatttatacatttttctggaaaatgcaTCTTTGATAGGCCTCCCTAGCTAATTGGGACAGGGACACAATTATGATAAAACTGATAAATAAGCAGTGAAAGAAAACGTTTACATCACCTCCACAACAGAGAGATACTCCGAATATCTCACATAGATAGAGAAGTAACATTTCTTAGACTTACATTTGACAGCAGATTATATGGACCAAGAACCGCAAAAAACGCCCCaactaaattaaactaaagttttcaaaacctggatttacaacaaattaaattctgatataaaaaaaacagttcgaTTTCAGGGATTgtattatcttttttaaaatctaatttttaacGCCTTCCAAATTAGGAGATAcagtattttaatgtaaaaccaGGCAGCCAATATAAAATTATTGATCAGATGTTAAACCCTTTTGTTCCGTGTTGATACTCCATATTTGCCACTTTCCAGAAACGATAATCTCTTTTAAGAGACTTAGAAACCAaccatttataataataatactaataatactaataatactaataatactaataataataataataataataataatctatattttttataacGCCCTTTATGTTTCTAATTAAAATCTCAAATGGCAGTATGACAGAAGCGTTATGTTATATAGTCCTTTCCAAAAATTGTGTACAACATAAAAGAAATCTGCTGCTGATTCCAACAATGATTTTCAAAAAGatcatttctgaatttcaaatttGGATATTCTTTAAGGCCTgctgttctgctgttttatagTTTCTAATTTTTCTTGTAGCCATTTCCTAAATGAAGATCAACTCACATCTGTCTTACATAAATGACATGATCTcatgtctttcccattttgaataGTGACTTAGAGAAATTGCCCTAGgagaatttaaaagaaaaattccctcttgaatgttttgtgtttttattgtgttttgtttggatcATCATAGACTAGTTCTGCGCCATTGCTGTGTGTTCACAGGGGAACCGAGAAGAGGCCGATAATCCCAACACCGGGATTGGGGCGTTCCGCTTCATGCTGGAGTCCAACAAAGGAAAATCCATGCTGGAGTTCCAGGTAGGAGAAACACATCAGCTAAACATGGATGGTGATAACATGGTAATGTTAGATGTCAATATAATTCAGGATTCCTTTTAAGGAAAGGACATAATGGAATCTCAGTTTTTTTCAAGTCTGGATAATTATCCAAAAACCTATTTTCAGGatggaaatttatttttccaaattttatCCCATATTCCATCCATAATGGTATATAatggtatttttcttttctgctccatcttctttatttgtttgtttctttactttttgtcttcatttatttgtttatttctgtccGTCTGATTCCTTATGCTCTTCCTGAAAACAGTGCTTCCATTACTGGTCTCTCCtttctttgtgtctttcttttttttcctccttgtcATTCTTTCCCTCcattcctttctttcttccttgtgggcttatttttatgtcaaactTGAGtccctcctttttttccccttcttcccTCCCACCCTTTGTCATTTCCTTGCTTCTTTCCTAAAGTAATTATTAGTGTCACCTCTCGTGTCCTTTTGTTTCTCCGTTCCTCCAGTCCGTCGTTTATTTGTTGCTTCCTTACTCGTGTCCAGTCTTCGTTccttcctttttgtcttttgtgttcAATGAACTTTAGCATttactgtttgaaaatgaacatAAAGGACCGTTATGTTGAGTCTGGGAAAAGTCTGGATACTTTTCCATAAAGTAAGCAGAAGCTCTACAATCACACTCACTTTACGCAGTTTAGCTTAGTAGAAGAAGTAAGTTTGAAGCTGGTAAATGGCTATCTTGTTGAAAACAGGAATCTGAATCCAGTGTGCAGTGCATTACATGCCTGGTGAGCAAGTTTTTCCCTCTAACTCCTGGTTGTTTGCAGGAGCTGATGACTGTGTTCCAGCTGCTGCACTGGAACGGGAGCCTCAAAGCCATGAGAGAGCGACAGTGTTCCCGACAGGTACCCGTCTCACACATGGCATCAATTACACACAgcttggttttagctgtcatataactcgtttttttttttttttttacacaagacaaattatacataaaatcaCGGTCCAAATGAAGGGACTGTTCCAGGCATGTTTACTTCTTCCAGCATTGACAGCAGCTGTGTTGTTGGAGACATGAAAATGAACTCGACAGCGAAGGTTTTTGAACGTTTATATGGTTTGGAGTGAAAAAGTTCAGCATAAACAACTTTACAGATGCAGGGTTTTGTAAAGCAAATTTGAGTACATAAATTTACTTGTTTGCAACAAGAAACCTTACGGTATGAGCAGGGTGAGCATGAAGTAAAGGGCACTACAAAGCAATGTCCATTAACACTATTAACcgaacatttttaatgtttaaagagTAACAGAATAGTTTCTAATTCACTCAGGATCAAATGTTTGCATTCGGACTCAAATGTATACAGAAATGTCCCAGATTAACCACACATTCTGAAGCCCTTGACGATATTCTGGCATAATTTTATCTGAATGTTTAAGCACTCCTTTAATCAGAAATGGTGGAGCTCCTTTACACTGATTGGTGTTCTGTTACGAAGCCAACTTTTGCACTGAagaggattatttttatttatttatttggaacaTGATCgaagtataaaatcacacacatgatCAAGGAATGCAGAATACACATATGTTTGTACCGCAATAATCTTAACATCCtcgaaaaggagtaggaagaagtaagaaacttatgaactcCTACCCCATAAACTCATAAAGTGTTTTCAGATGGACCCTCATCAaataaaagaatacaaaataaacatagatTATTATGCATTCCAAGAAAAGTTCAAACAGATCATCTAAAGCCTCAAAATTCCTTGTAATGCCCAAACTTGCAGGAGGTGCTGGCTCACTACTCCCACCGGGCCTTGGACGACGACATGCGCACCCAGATGGCGGCGGACTGGGTGAACCGGGAGCAGAGCGTGGCGGGAACCATCGCTCAGGAGCTGGCCTCAACGGAGCGGGAGCTGGAGGACGCCAGGCTGGCAGGCAGAGAACTGCGgttttacaaagaaaagaaggaCATCCTGATGTTGGCTGTGGGTCAGCTCAGTGCCGCCAACGCCGCCACTCTGCCATCGCACTAAAACACAACCGCCTCGCCACGGCGAAGGACCCCTGGTAACAGTGTTGATCACTTTCTAAGATGTGTTTTGTAATGAGGATCAGGAAATCAAGCTTCAGCTCATGCTTTGtttatgaaagaaaacactTGTTACTGAACTCGTTGTGCCTAGTAACCACAggatgctttttttattattatttgcctGTAAAACTTGGCATTGCATCAGAGTATGAAcagggctttttttttcctcttttgttgtCTGTtgtgttacatttatttctggttttggaTTTGATGGGGGGAAATATTACCAAGGGGTGGGGAGGAAGAAATTAGATGCAAAAAGTCACAAGATGCTTGTGATTAATATCACTGATATAGTGATATTACCCTGAACCTTCTTTATGGACGTTTTTAGTGAAATAGTGAAAATTGATTCAATTTAGTTGaattttaaattcctttttGTCCTTTGGATTGTCTGTTGGGAAAGAAACTTTTATTAATCTTGTATTATTTCACAAGTTGGAGGtgttaaaattttgtttcagaaaaaaaaaacaattttaagttAATCTCTCCTCTGCTACAAATGCagttaaataattcaaaactcACTACAGTTACAACAGGCCGTGGTGTGACTTTATATACAATGCAGAGAGTAGCTATTATAAAAGTATTATtgatcatgttttattattattatagaaagGAGCTTATTTTACTGTGTTTCACACTCAGGTGGCTGAGCAGTGAAAACTTCCAccaaatttgaacatttttactcGTTTAGAGCACAAACCCTGGGATAGAGTTTGTAATTCATGCCCTGAATTCACTGTTTCCTATTGCAACCTGGAGCAGCCTCTCCCAGTGTGGAAGGAAGTTTGAGTGTTGCAACAGGAAATTAACAGATTTAGCAGGCAATACGTGTCTAATAGTGGTTCCAGTCATCCTGCTAAGGTTGAGTGACCATGTTAGCACCAATGTCATGTCTTACGCAAAGGTAGACGAAGACCAGCCCAATGGAGATCGAGAGTTCAGGGTAACTAAGTTTTGAGGGATAAAGGTTCAGGGTGGTATCATTCAGACAGGCCTTAATGATACagatttttgcaacatttcaacCGGCAACACCTACTCGGCTTTGTAGCATTCACTCAAGCGAAACCTTGTGATTGATCATGAAATGTCAGGGTCTTAAATTACACATAAACTCCAACATACATGATGCTCAGCTCCAGTCAGAGGGTGTGTTTTCTTCCATACGTTATACTATGTGATCTGTATCACAAACAAAACCATAGAGAGGATCTCTTTGTCAAGGCAGTTTTCTCAAtaactattaaaatatatcTAGAATTTGAGAACATTTACAATTACAA from Xiphophorus maculatus strain JP 163 A chromosome 13, X_maculatus-5.0-male, whole genome shotgun sequence encodes:
- the lix1l gene encoding LIX1-like protein; the protein is MESNIIPDSIRPQRLQPGIGFGSGPTGTLRSSSLRPGVTVPVAPLLPSPASLSASSGPPPPPPPLQLHSLYGGVAAGLGPGAGGHCNPGNPAVLKEAVEAVVRSFAKHTQGYGRVNVVEALQEFWQMKLTRGADLRNGALVVYEMVPSNSPPYVCYVSLPGGSCFGSFQFCPTKAEARRSAAKIALMNSVFNEHPSRRITDDFIEKSVNEALASFNGNREEADNPNTGIGAFRFMLESNKGKSMLEFQELMTVFQLLHWNGSLKAMRERQCSRQEVLAHYSHRALDDDMRTQMAADWVNREQSVAGTIAQELASTERELEDARLAGRELRFYKEKKDILMLAVGQLSAANAATLPSH